One window of the Kallotenue papyrolyticum genome contains the following:
- a CDS encoding mannosyltransferase family protein — protein sequence MISLSTRRPGMRPLFVAHQRRRLQQPWLLLPGTLGAGVLLGWLLLTLIARVPHVRSYPVEVWSRAAHGMHAVEATAQLRYAYTKGQALIAIPEVGVGRYTISIQLASPNAEHPVSTLMAVDRLSYPPVEVAQLRVYHLLADADRWGNLRLTLASPTQVLAPDPRPLGLLVSRITVAAVTPALPPLGLVKGLFIVTGLLWVAVAAQEVRPGRLAPWMVLLTAIGLSASYLLTRGQLALAPIWLLLSLALAGALLLSRCEDLSPALTWRGVVVLVLAWRALLWLVACVGVRYAQEVYAYGAGNAYHPGLPSNSQAPWWWQAFLGSWLQWDSVHYLAIAEHGYTFAGVRWPTIAFFPLYPLLIRALMPLLGGSAGLAALVVSQVALLAAMLLLYDLVRRDFGPRVAARSLVFLLVFPTAFFFAAGYSESLALLLLVAILWLLQRQCWWPAAVVGAGLALTRLPGVLVSPVLMLAYLINQKRSWRALLQAGLLGLLPVLGLGAFLLYQWHSFGTPWAFLIAQRQWENGAGPPWTIPLELLVALRGSPAWELAAFQLLIWAGVLVLMVLACRRLPWIYSLSGGLMLLPPYVAQMSDSLPRHVLIAFPITVMLALATQPLWLRRLILAAMLFVLLGLTFLFVVGFFLG from the coding sequence ATGATCTCGCTGTCAACCCGCCGCCCTGGCATGCGGCCTCTCTTCGTCGCTCACCAGCGCCGCCGGCTACAGCAGCCCTGGTTGCTGCTGCCGGGCACGCTTGGCGCAGGCGTGCTGCTGGGATGGCTACTGCTCACGCTGATCGCGCGTGTGCCGCACGTTCGCTCCTACCCGGTCGAGGTGTGGAGCCGGGCGGCCCACGGCATGCACGCGGTTGAGGCGACCGCGCAGCTGCGCTATGCCTATACCAAGGGCCAGGCGCTGATCGCGATCCCCGAAGTCGGCGTGGGGCGCTATACCATCAGTATCCAGTTGGCCAGCCCAAACGCTGAGCATCCGGTATCAACGCTGATGGCCGTCGATCGATTGTCGTACCCGCCCGTCGAGGTGGCTCAGCTGCGCGTATATCACCTGCTCGCCGATGCCGATCGCTGGGGCAATCTGCGTCTGACGCTGGCAAGCCCAACGCAGGTCTTGGCCCCCGATCCGCGGCCGTTGGGCTTGCTCGTCAGCCGTATCACAGTCGCGGCAGTGACGCCCGCGCTTCCACCCCTGGGGCTGGTGAAGGGGTTGTTTATCGTCACAGGTCTGCTTTGGGTCGCGGTGGCAGCGCAGGAGGTGCGCCCGGGACGGCTAGCTCCATGGATGGTTCTGCTGACGGCTATCGGTCTGAGCGCAAGCTATCTGCTGACGCGTGGACAGCTCGCCCTCGCGCCGATCTGGCTGCTGCTCAGCCTGGCGCTGGCGGGCGCGTTGCTGCTGAGTCGTTGCGAGGATCTGTCTCCAGCGCTGACCTGGCGCGGCGTCGTGGTTCTGGTATTGGCCTGGCGGGCACTCCTATGGCTGGTGGCTTGTGTCGGTGTGCGCTACGCGCAGGAGGTATATGCGTACGGCGCAGGTAACGCGTATCACCCCGGCCTCCCCAGTAACTCGCAGGCTCCCTGGTGGTGGCAGGCATTCCTAGGGAGCTGGCTACAGTGGGACAGTGTGCACTATCTCGCGATTGCCGAACATGGCTATACTTTTGCCGGGGTGCGCTGGCCAACGATCGCGTTTTTTCCCCTCTACCCGCTGTTGATCCGCGCGCTGATGCCACTGCTTGGTGGCAGCGCCGGTCTGGCAGCGCTGGTGGTGTCGCAGGTAGCCTTGCTGGCAGCCATGCTGCTGCTGTACGATCTGGTACGGCGCGACTTCGGACCGCGCGTGGCGGCGCGGAGTCTCGTATTTCTGCTGGTGTTTCCAACCGCATTCTTTTTTGCAGCCGGCTATAGCGAGTCCCTGGCACTACTGCTGCTGGTCGCAATCCTCTGGCTGCTTCAGCGCCAATGCTGGTGGCCGGCAGCCGTGGTTGGCGCCGGCCTGGCACTGACGCGCCTTCCGGGCGTGCTGGTGAGCCCTGTGCTGATGCTGGCGTATCTCATCAACCAGAAGCGATCGTGGCGCGCGCTGCTCCAGGCCGGACTGCTCGGCCTGCTGCCAGTACTTGGCCTTGGCGCGTTTCTGCTGTACCAGTGGCACAGCTTCGGCACGCCCTGGGCCTTCCTGATCGCTCAGCGGCAGTGGGAGAACGGCGCTGGTCCGCCCTGGACTATTCCGCTGGAGCTGCTCGTCGCGCTGCGCGGATCGCCCGCCTGGGAGCTGGCAGCCTTCCAGTTGCTGATCTGGGCTGGGGTGCTGGTGCTGATGGTTCTGGCATGCCGGCGCCTGCCCTGGATCTACAGCCTGAGCGGCGGACTCATGTTGCTACCGCCCTATGTGGCCCAGATGAGCGACAGTCTGCCTCGACACGTCCTGATTGCCTTT